From Lycorma delicatula isolate Av1 chromosome 13, ASM4794821v1, whole genome shotgun sequence, a single genomic window includes:
- the LOC142333569 gene encoding uncharacterized protein LOC142333569 isoform X2: protein MDAQTNDSVLEENPLSLPIKKEDMHETGQQEYLFVHLAKTDDDKLTIFKQSMDAQTDSSFFDEDPLSSSIKQEIKHETERTVHLIAPVAMIDDKLTTSRQKEK, encoded by the exons atggatgcacaaactaacgattcagttttggaagaaaatccattatccttgcccattaaaaaagaagACATGCATGAAACTGGGCaacaagaatatttgtttgtacatcTTGCCAAGACTGATGATgataaattgacaatttttaaacaa agtatggatgcacaaactgatagttcattttttgatgaagatccattatcttccagtattaaacaagaaatcaagcatgaaacagagcgaACAGTACATTTGATTGCTCCTGTTGCTATGATAGATGATAAACTgacaacatctagacaa